Genomic DNA from Nonomuraea rubra:
GGCGTCCAGCACCCGGTCCACCCCGGGCAGGTGCGCGTGCTCCAGCTTCGGCGGCGGGTACGGGATGTCGAACCCGGCCACCCGCAGCACGGGCGCGGCCAGCGAGTGGAAGCACCGCTCCTGCACCCGCGCCGCGATCTCGGCCCCCACCCCCGCGAACCCCTGCGCCTCCTGCACGACCACGCACCGTCCGGTACGCCGCACCGACGCGACGACGGTCTCGTCGTCGAACGGCACGATCGTCCGCAGGTCCACGACCTCCAGGTCCAGCCCGTCCTCGGCGGCGGCGGAGGCGGCCTCCAGCGCGACGGGCACGGACGGCCCGTAGGCGACCAGGGTGGCGTCCCGGCCGGGCCGCCGGATCGCGGCCCGCCCGAACGGCGCCGCCGCGCGCCGCTCCAGCGCCGCCTCCGCCTTGGCCCAGTACAGCTTCTTCGGCTCCAGGAACACCACGGGGTCGGGGTCGGCGATGGCGTCCCGCAGCAGCCAGTAGGCGTCCTCGACGGTCGCCGGGGTGACGACCTTCAGGCCGGGCGTGTGGGCGTAGTACGCCTCGCTGGAGTCGCAGTGGTGCTCGACCCCGCCGATGCCGCCCGCGTACGGGACCCGGATCACCATCGGCAGCGACAGCTTCCCCCGGGTGCGGTTGCGCAGCTTGGCGACGTGCGAGGCGATCTGCTCGAACGCCGGGTAGGCGAACGCGTCGAACTGCATCTCCACCACCGGCCGGTAGCCGCCCATCGCCATGCCGACCGCGAGGCCCACGATGCCCGACTCGGCCAGCGGCGTGTCGAAGCAGCGCTCCTCGCCGAAGTCCCTGGTGAGCCCGTCGGTGATGCGGAAGACGCCGCCGAGCGGCCCGACGTCCTCGCCGAAGACCAGCACGCGCTCGTCGTCGCGCAGCGCGTCGCGCAGGGCCGTGTTCAGGGCCTGCGCCATCGAGACGGTGGACATGTCAGCTCTCCTGTGCGTTCAGCTCGGCCCGCAGCTGCTCGCGCTGTTCGAGGAGCTGGGGGGTGGGCTCGGCGTAGACGTGGTCGAAGATCTCGAGCAGGTCGGGCTCGGTGTCGGCGTTCATCCGCGCCCGCAGGTCGGCGGCGAGCGACTCGCCCCGCGTACGGGCGGACTCGGCGTCCTCGTCGGTGAGCAGGCCGCGCCCGCGCAGGTACGTCTCCAGCCGCGGCAGCGGGTCGGCCGCGCTCCAGCGCCGCACCTCGTCGTCGTCGCGGTAGCGGGTGGCGTCGTCGGCGTTGGTGTGCGCGTCCATCCGGTACGTGTGCGCCTCGACGAGGAACGGCCCCTGCCCGGAGCGGGCGTGCTCGACGGCCGCGCTCAGCACGGACAGCACGGCCACCAGGTCGTTGCCGTCCACCTGCTCGGCGGGCACGCCGTACCCGACGCCCTTGTACGCCAGCGCCGGCGCCGCGCTCTGCCTGGCCAGCGGCACGGAGATGGCGTACTTGTTGTTCTGCACGAAGAAGACGACCGGCGCCTTGAACACGGCGGCGAAGTTGAGCGCCTCGTGGAAGTCGCCCTCGCTCGTCCCGCCGTCCCCGATGAACGCCATCACCACGCCGTCCTCGCCCTTGCGGCGCAGCGCCTCGGCCATGCCGGTGGCGTGCAGCACCTGCGTGGCCAGCGGCGTGCACTGGGGCGCCACCCGGGTCGCGGCCGGGTCGTAGCCGCAGTGCCAGTCGCCGCGCAGCAGCGTCAGCACCTCGACCGGGTCGAGGCCGCGCGCCACCAGCGCCACCGAGTCGCGGTAGGTGGGGAACAGCCAGTCGTGCTCGCGCAGCGCGAGCACCCCCGCGACCTGGCAGGCCTCCTGGCCGCGGCTGGACGGGTAGACGGCGAGCCGGCCCTGCTTGGTCAGCGCCGTCGCCTGGGTGTCGAAGCGCCGTCCCACGACCATCCACCGGTACGCCGCGCGCAGCAGGTCGTCCGGCGGCACGGCGTACCCCGCGGGGGCCTTGACGGCGGAGCCGCTCTCATCGACGAACCGGATGGGCGCCTGCGAGGGCAGCAGCTCCCGCACGGCTTTCGCCGACGTCTTCGTGGACATGAAGCCACTCACTTTCTGCTGGTCGGAGCGCTCGCCCAGGGAGGGGTGCCAGACGAAGCCGGCCGGCGACGGACGGACCTGCACCATCGGCGATCCCCTCTGCGGACATTTGTCACAGACAGCGTCCGTCTAGCTGGCCATCCGTTCAAGAGACCATGGATAATGTGCGACAAATGGTTCGCAACCGGCTCTTGGAGGGCCAATTGTCGTCTGAAGGGGCCCCTGGGAACGGCTGGCCGGGACGTTCGGCCACCGGGCTGGACGCGGTGGACCGGGCGATCATCGCCGAGCTCCTGCGCGACGGCCGGATGTCGGTGCGCACGCTCGCCGACCGGGTGCACATCTCGCGCGCGAACGCCTACGCCCGCCTGACCCGGCTGGTGGACGACGGCGTGATCACGGGCTTCACCGTCGAGCTCGCGCCGCACCGGGCCGGCCTGGGCACCAGCGCGTACGTGTCGGTGACCATCGAGCAGAACTCCTGGCGCGCGGTGCTGGCCCAGCTCAAGGAGATCCCGTTCGTCGAGCACTTCGCCATGGTCGGCGGCGACTACGACATCCTCGTCCTGGTCAGGACACCGGACAACGAGACGCTGCGGCACGTGGTGCTGGAGCGCATCCAGGACGTGCCGGGCGTGCTGTCCACGCGTACGTGGCTGGTGTTCGACGAGGCGCGGGGCAGCGGCGCGCAGTGGGGGGCGCCGGACTAGGACTTGAGCGTCCTGTACTCCTCGAAGATCGCCTCGATGTGCCGGACCATGAACGTGTAGTACTCGTGCATCTCGTGCAGCCGGCCGCGCTGCGGCTCGGGGAGCTCGTCGCCGCGCGCCCGCGCGTGCTCGGCGAGGGTCAGCAGCTCCCTGGTCTGCTCCAGCACGTGCTGCAGGCAGCCGATCCAGGCGTCGTCGCGCCACTGGTAGACGTACTGGCGCGAGCCCGGCTCCTTGAAGCGCCGCACGGTGCCGCTGTCGACCAGCAGGCGGGTGATCTCGGAGACCGAGCCCTTGCTCGCGTCGAGCGCGCTCTGCAGCTCCGCCGTCGCCATCGGCTCGGGGCTGAGCATCAGCACCCCGGCGGCGCGCCCCGCCATGGGCGGCCAGCCCATCGCGCGGCCGATGCGCAGGCCGAAATCGTCGATCAAGGGGCTCAGGTCGCCGGCCAGGCTGGACACCACCCGTCTCCCAACGGTCAGAAAAAAATGAACTTTCACTCTTGACTGAACTTTTTGCTCACGGCAGTCTACCGGCTAGCCGCGGTCCGGACTTTTCCGGCCGCCCTGAGCAGGAGGTTCGCCGTGACAGACACGGGCTGGGACATCATCGTCGTGGGCGCGGGCTCCGCCGGCGCGGCGCTCGCCGCCCGCGCCGCCGGGCGAGGCAGGCGCGTCCTGCTCCTGGAGGCGGGCCCCGACTACCGGTCGGCGCAGATGCACGAGGCGTGGCGGTCGCCGAACCCGGTCCGGGCCCTGCTCGACCCCACCGCCGTCGAGGGCCTGGTGTGGGCCGGGGTCGACTCCTCGCGCACCGACAGCCAGCCGCGGGCCCCGTACTGGCGCGGCAGGGGAGTGGGCGGCAGCTCCTCGATCAACGGGCAGATCGCGATCCGGCCGCCGGTCGAGGACTTCGAGGACTGGGCCGCGGCGGGCTGCGCCGGCTGGTCCTGGCAGGACGTGCTGCCGTACTTCGCCAGGCTGGAGGACGACGAGGAGTTCGGCGACGAGCCGTACCACGGGCGCGGCGGCCCCACCCCGATCTTCCGCATGCCGCGCGAGCGGTGGGGCTCGGTGGACACCGCCCTGTGCGATGCCGCGCTGGCCGCCGGTCACCCCTGGGCGCCCGACGTCAACGCGCCGGGCGCGATCGGCGTCTCGCCGTACCCGATCAACTCCCGCGCCGGGCGCAGGGTGTCGGTCAACGACGGCTACCTGGAGCCCGCCCGGTCCCTGCCCAATCTCACCGTACGCGGCGGCGCCCTGGTCGACCGGGTGCTGTTCGCCGGGAACCGGGCCGTCGGCGTACGGGTCGTGCAGGACGGCACGGTCACGACCGAGCACGCGGACGAGATCGTCATCAGCGCCGGCGTCATCCACTCCCCG
This window encodes:
- a CDS encoding alpha-ketoacid dehydrogenase subunit beta — encoded protein: MSTVSMAQALNTALRDALRDDERVLVFGEDVGPLGGVFRITDGLTRDFGEERCFDTPLAESGIVGLAVGMAMGGYRPVVEMQFDAFAYPAFEQIASHVAKLRNRTRGKLSLPMVIRVPYAGGIGGVEHHCDSSEAYYAHTPGLKVVTPATVEDAYWLLRDAIADPDPVVFLEPKKLYWAKAEAALERRAAAPFGRAAIRRPGRDATLVAYGPSVPVALEAASAAAEDGLDLEVVDLRTIVPFDDETVVASVRRTGRCVVVQEAQGFAGVGAEIAARVQERCFHSLAAPVLRVAGFDIPYPPPKLEHAHLPGVDRVLDAVDRLQFDDRPDVRHLTRGAA
- the pdhA gene encoding pyruvate dehydrogenase (acetyl-transferring) E1 component subunit alpha encodes the protein MSTKTSAKAVRELLPSQAPIRFVDESGSAVKAPAGYAVPPDDLLRAAYRWMVVGRRFDTQATALTKQGRLAVYPSSRGQEACQVAGVLALREHDWLFPTYRDSVALVARGLDPVEVLTLLRGDWHCGYDPAATRVAPQCTPLATQVLHATGMAEALRRKGEDGVVMAFIGDGGTSEGDFHEALNFAAVFKAPVVFFVQNNKYAISVPLARQSAAPALAYKGVGYGVPAEQVDGNDLVAVLSVLSAAVEHARSGQGPFLVEAHTYRMDAHTNADDATRYRDDDEVRRWSAADPLPRLETYLRGRGLLTDEDAESARTRGESLAADLRARMNADTEPDLLEIFDHVYAEPTPQLLEQREQLRAELNAQES
- a CDS encoding Lrp/AsnC family transcriptional regulator encodes the protein MSSEGAPGNGWPGRSATGLDAVDRAIIAELLRDGRMSVRTLADRVHISRANAYARLTRLVDDGVITGFTVELAPHRAGLGTSAYVSVTIEQNSWRAVLAQLKEIPFVEHFAMVGGDYDILVLVRTPDNETLRHVVLERIQDVPGVLSTRTWLVFDEARGSGAQWGAPD
- a CDS encoding GbsR/MarR family transcriptional regulator yields the protein MSSLAGDLSPLIDDFGLRIGRAMGWPPMAGRAAGVLMLSPEPMATAELQSALDASKGSVSEITRLLVDSGTVRRFKEPGSRQYVYQWRDDAWIGCLQHVLEQTRELLTLAEHARARGDELPEPQRGRLHEMHEYYTFMVRHIEAIFEEYRTLKS
- a CDS encoding GMC family oxidoreductase, yielding MTDTGWDIIVVGAGSAGAALAARAAGRGRRVLLLEAGPDYRSAQMHEAWRSPNPVRALLDPTAVEGLVWAGVDSSRTDSQPRAPYWRGRGVGGSSSINGQIAIRPPVEDFEDWAAAGCAGWSWQDVLPYFARLEDDEEFGDEPYHGRGGPTPIFRMPRERWGSVDTALCDAALAAGHPWAPDVNAPGAIGVSPYPINSRAGRRVSVNDGYLEPARSLPNLTVRGGALVDRVLFAGNRAVGVRVVQDGTVTTEHADEIVISAGVIHSPAILLRSGVGPAADLERLGIEVRQDLPVGRGMQDHPMIVISLLLAEQAAIRTADDRHTNVCVRYTSGPGGLPLDMMFVSLNQNVLSMEAADKRLPAGGVGVWLNQNHSRGVLTLTSADPEAQPEVRERMLSDPRDLERMRQGVRALAELARKPEVAPILAASAEAANARLFEVLDDDAALGEHLLATAMDAQHGTSTCRMGDPRDATTVVDPSCRVLGLDGLRVVDASIFPSVPRANTNLTAIMAGELMADRL